The Paenibacillus sophorae genome has a segment encoding these proteins:
- a CDS encoding FxLYD domain-containing protein — MYCHQCGAKNAPKQKVCAKCGARLLTAEERQVLLEVAAGAEAVQQPGMAAHRRGETLSSQDDKTGAKGKTSGAGRAFLWLIPLLLAGSVGLALTMYYNYEQSLNREVTALQQRAQKEALAGHYSSAVQLLEEAEGKRPRYTALRQDRELTAKAAELQLQLEKASGQLKEQKLDAGEKALNHIANMVNKRQEPLFAPLKKQLAAGQVKLAVLKVKSELDKLNTVDALAEKLDTVSGLSGQEAAAVKAQIIGKIVGISYAAAERKLRDKDFVGAMAEVDSGLLYAADNKKLIAYRKQIADAKKEFERAEAERIQLAEQKAAEEDLNNRTAAVDVSGLHVVLDDYGDLQISGTVTNKATRPIYSVSINLDIYDSSGSYLGNTYAGVSPYHLEPGETGDFTTWYYGVYSQAQASVVNATWYLE, encoded by the coding sequence AGTGCGGGGCAAGATTGCTGACGGCAGAAGAACGGCAGGTCCTGCTGGAAGTGGCTGCGGGAGCAGAGGCAGTTCAGCAGCCGGGTATGGCGGCACATCGGCGGGGGGAAACGCTTTCGAGCCAGGACGACAAGACAGGGGCAAAAGGGAAGACTTCGGGAGCAGGGCGCGCGTTTCTTTGGCTGATACCCTTGCTGCTTGCGGGAAGTGTGGGTCTGGCGCTTACGATGTATTACAACTATGAGCAGTCGTTGAACCGTGAGGTGACGGCATTACAGCAGCGGGCACAAAAAGAAGCTTTGGCCGGACACTATTCGTCGGCTGTTCAGTTACTGGAAGAGGCCGAGGGGAAACGGCCCCGTTACACTGCGCTTCGCCAGGACCGCGAGCTTACTGCCAAGGCGGCGGAGCTGCAGCTGCAGCTGGAGAAGGCCTCGGGACAGCTGAAGGAGCAGAAGCTGGACGCCGGCGAAAAGGCGCTGAACCATATCGCCAATATGGTAAACAAACGGCAAGAGCCGCTGTTCGCTCCGCTTAAGAAGCAGCTTGCTGCGGGTCAGGTGAAGCTGGCGGTGCTGAAGGTAAAGAGCGAGTTGGACAAGCTGAACACGGTGGATGCGTTGGCCGAGAAGCTGGATACGGTGAGCGGCCTTTCCGGCCAAGAGGCTGCGGCTGTAAAAGCGCAGATCATCGGCAAAATCGTCGGCATCAGCTATGCGGCGGCTGAGCGTAAGCTTCGGGACAAAGACTTTGTCGGAGCCATGGCAGAGGTGGACAGCGGTCTGCTCTACGCCGCGGACAACAAGAAGCTGATTGCATACCGGAAGCAGATTGCGGATGCCAAGAAGGAGTTTGAACGAGCGGAGGCGGAGCGAATCCAGCTTGCCGAGCAGAAAGCGGCGGAAGAGGACCTGAATAACCGGACGGCCGCGGTGGATGTATCCGGCCTGCATGTGGTGCTGGATGATTACGGTGATTTGCAAATCAGCGGAACGGTCACCAACAAGGCGACCCGGCCGATTTATTCGGTGAGCATCAATCTCGACATCTACGATTCTTCAGGGTCGTATCTGGGGAATACCTATGCTGGCGTATCTCCGTATCATCTGGAGCCGGGAGAGACGGGCGATTTCACCACTTGGTATTATGGGGTATACAGCCAAGCCCAAGCCTCTGTCGTCAACGCAACCTGGTATTTGGAGTAG
- the alsS gene encoding acetolactate synthase AlsS: MSTAIAATNGANLVVDSLISQGVPYIFGIPGAKIDSVFDVLRERGPELIVCRHEQNAAFMAAAVGRLTGKPGVCLVTSGPGASNLVTGLATANSESDPVVALAGAVSRADRLKHTHQSMDNAGLFKPVTKYSVEVEHPNNVAEAITNAFREASTAQPGAAFVSLPMDVLLDEAVPFNFGPLTTPQLGAAPSELVEAVAANIRKAKLPVILLGMKASSPEVTSAIRNLIRGTDIPVVETFQAAGVISRDLEEHFMGRVGLFSNQPGDLLLKEADVVLTIGYDPIEYDAHLWNREGVRQVYHLDNRQADFDHDYQPRIELIGDIVLTVEALASHLQGLLFPPESLSLLKELQQKLDQDENDVRSPHSELVHPLDFILTLRRLIDDQVTVTCDVGSHYIWMARYFRCYEPRRLLFSNGMQTLGVAMPWAIAASLVRPGEKAISISGDGGFLFSSMELETAVRLKLPIVHIVWSDGAYNMVAFQQMAKYGRTSGVDFGSIDVVQYAESFGAVGLRVNRPEQLEEVLRCALDQIGPVVVDIPIDYRDSAKLGEKLLPDKAN; encoded by the coding sequence ATCTCTACAGCAATCGCCGCAACAAATGGTGCCAATCTGGTTGTTGACAGTTTGATATCGCAAGGGGTTCCGTACATTTTCGGAATTCCCGGAGCCAAAATCGATTCCGTATTTGATGTTTTGCGGGAACGGGGACCGGAGCTTATTGTTTGCCGGCATGAGCAGAATGCCGCTTTTATGGCGGCGGCTGTCGGCCGCTTAACCGGAAAGCCGGGGGTATGCCTGGTCACTTCCGGTCCGGGCGCCTCCAATCTGGTCACGGGACTAGCAACGGCCAACTCCGAAAGCGACCCGGTTGTGGCACTCGCAGGAGCCGTCTCCCGGGCAGACCGGTTGAAGCATACGCACCAATCTATGGACAATGCCGGTTTGTTTAAACCGGTTACGAAATACAGCGTGGAAGTTGAACATCCGAACAATGTCGCCGAAGCGATTACGAATGCGTTCCGCGAGGCTTCCACCGCCCAGCCGGGAGCGGCATTTGTCAGCCTGCCGATGGATGTGCTGCTCGACGAAGCGGTACCCTTCAATTTTGGGCCTCTGACTACTCCTCAGCTTGGCGCCGCCCCCTCTGAACTTGTCGAAGCCGTCGCCGCCAATATACGCAAGGCCAAACTTCCGGTTATTCTGCTCGGCATGAAAGCAAGTTCACCGGAAGTAACCTCAGCTATCCGAAATCTAATCCGCGGCACTGATATTCCAGTCGTTGAGACTTTCCAGGCTGCCGGTGTAATCTCACGTGATCTGGAAGAGCATTTTATGGGCAGAGTCGGTCTGTTCAGCAACCAGCCGGGCGATCTTCTGCTGAAAGAAGCCGATGTAGTTCTGACTATTGGCTATGATCCGATCGAGTACGATGCTCATCTTTGGAATCGTGAAGGCGTCCGGCAAGTGTATCATCTGGATAACCGGCAGGCGGACTTTGACCATGATTACCAGCCGCGAATCGAGTTAATCGGCGACATTGTCTTAACCGTCGAAGCGTTAGCTTCGCATTTACAAGGCCTTCTATTCCCCCCCGAATCGCTCTCCTTACTGAAAGAACTCCAGCAGAAGCTGGATCAGGACGAAAATGACGTCCGCTCTCCCCACTCAGAGCTTGTTCACCCGCTGGATTTTATTCTTACCTTGCGAAGGCTGATTGACGATCAGGTGACGGTCACCTGTGACGTCGGTTCACACTATATCTGGATGGCTCGTTATTTCCGCTGCTATGAACCCCGCCGTCTGCTCTTCAGCAACGGCATGCAAACCCTCGGTGTAGCTATGCCTTGGGCCATTGCCGCTTCACTGGTGCGTCCGGGTGAAAAAGCCATCTCCATATCCGGGGACGGCGGGTTTCTGTTTTCCTCCATGGAACTGGAGACGGCGGTCCGCCTTAAGCTTCCAATCGTTCATATTGTATGGAGCGACGGCGCCTATAATATGGTCGCATTCCAGCAAATGGCCAAGTACGGCAGAACCTCGGGTGTAGACTTTGGCAGTATTGATGTTGTCCAATATGCCGAAAGCTTCGGTGCGGTGGGGCTGCGGGTTAATCGGCCGGAGCAGCTGGAAGAAGTACTGCGCTGCGCTCTCGATCAAATAGGCCCTGTGGTGGTCGATATCCCGATTGACTACAGAGACAGCGCCAAGCTCGGGGAAAAGCTGCTGCCTGATAAGGCAAACTGA
- the budA gene encoding acetolactate decarboxylase — MDNHVIYQASTMIALLSGLYDGTVTFGELKKHGDFGIGTFHQLDGEMIAFDDQFFHLYPDGTAKKVSLDETTPFSSVTFFEQQQTAPLNRTVTRQELEKMLDDLVPSPNLFHAIRIDGHFREVHTRTVPHQDKPYPPFVEVTKSQPSFHFADVDGVIAGFWTPAFAQGIAVAGYHLHFINEARDGGGHVLDFVLEGGEIAICSCTDFQLALPQDDVYLKQDLSVADLERDIMIAEGSY, encoded by the coding sequence ATGGATAATCATGTAATCTATCAAGCCTCAACCATGATTGCACTGCTCAGCGGTTTGTACGATGGAACGGTCACTTTTGGAGAATTGAAAAAGCACGGTGATTTCGGCATCGGTACATTTCATCAATTGGACGGCGAAATGATTGCCTTTGACGATCAATTCTTTCACTTATATCCCGACGGAACGGCCAAAAAAGTCAGTCTTGACGAAACCACGCCATTCTCTTCCGTCACCTTTTTTGAACAGCAGCAGACCGCTCCGCTGAATCGGACGGTAACCCGTCAAGAGCTGGAGAAGATGCTGGACGATCTGGTTCCCAGCCCGAATCTGTTTCATGCGATCCGAATCGACGGGCATTTCCGGGAGGTTCACACCCGCACCGTTCCGCATCAGGATAAACCGTATCCGCCTTTTGTAGAGGTCACAAAGTCCCAGCCGTCGTTTCATTTTGCCGATGTGGACGGAGTAATCGCCGGGTTCTGGACTCCCGCTTTCGCACAAGGGATCGCAGTGGCCGGATATCATTTGCATTTTATCAATGAGGCCCGTGACGGAGGAGGACATGTGCTGGATTTTGTGCTGGAGGGGGGTGAAATCGCCATTTGCAGCTGCACCGATTTTCAGCTCGCGCTGCCGCAGGATGACGTTTATCTGAAACAGGATTTATCCGTAGCCGACCTGGAGCGCGACATCATGATCGCCGAAGGTTCTTACTGA
- a CDS encoding acyl-CoA synthetase produces the protein MKEQWIAPERYNITSEMERHPSGKLALKWLSDKGEYEEITYGELLKRANRLAGGLAELGLSQGDRILVMVPRRIIAYVIYLACLKLGLVIIPSSEMLRAKDLDYRLRHSEARAVISWSEVTGEVNKVADDLPALDFLLSVSAAGGEAESGWLALEGLMEGQPDTFAAAPTTRDDMAILAYTSGTTGNPKAVVHSHGWGYAHLRITSQWLDIHESDTVWATAAPGWQKWIWSPFLSVLGNGATGFVYNGSFHPNRYLQLIQDREIHVMCCTPTEYRLMAKIDGLGRYDLSRLRCAVSAGEPLNQEVINEFKRHFDITIRDGYGQTESTLLIGTLKDTPIRIGSMGRATAQGMIDVVDENGIPLPPGEVGDIAVHVSMPALFQSYYKEPERKAGSIRGEYFITGDRAAKDEDGYFWFEGRGDDIIISSGYTIGPFEVEEALMKHPLVKECAVVASPDAIRGHVVKAFVVLKDGITGSPELAKELQAHTKEITAPYKYPRKIEFISDLPKTSSGKIRRVELRAREFAAKA, from the coding sequence ATGAAAGAGCAATGGATAGCCCCGGAACGTTACAATATAACGTCGGAGATGGAACGCCATCCGTCCGGCAAGCTTGCGCTAAAATGGTTGAGCGATAAAGGGGAATACGAGGAAATTACGTACGGCGAGCTGCTGAAGCGGGCCAACCGGCTGGCCGGAGGCCTGGCAGAGCTTGGACTGAGTCAGGGCGACCGGATTCTCGTTATGGTTCCGCGCCGAATCATCGCCTATGTTATATATCTGGCCTGCTTGAAGCTTGGGCTCGTCATCATTCCTTCTTCGGAAATGCTGCGCGCGAAGGATCTGGATTACCGCCTCCGCCACTCCGAAGCGAGAGCGGTCATATCCTGGTCGGAGGTTACGGGAGAAGTGAATAAGGTCGCGGACGATCTGCCCGCCCTCGATTTCCTCCTCTCGGTTTCCGCCGCCGGCGGTGAAGCCGAATCCGGCTGGCTGGCACTGGAGGGGCTGATGGAAGGCCAGCCGGATACATTTGCTGCGGCTCCCACCACCCGGGACGATATGGCGATTCTCGCTTACACTTCCGGCACCACAGGCAATCCGAAGGCGGTTGTTCACAGCCACGGTTGGGGCTACGCGCATCTGCGCATCACTTCGCAGTGGCTCGACATTCATGAATCGGATACGGTATGGGCAACGGCCGCTCCCGGCTGGCAGAAATGGATATGGAGTCCGTTTCTGTCCGTGCTCGGCAACGGAGCTACCGGCTTTGTCTACAACGGATCTTTTCATCCGAACCGGTATTTGCAGCTGATCCAGGACCGGGAGATTCACGTCATGTGCTGTACGCCAACGGAGTACCGGCTTATGGCCAAAATTGACGGACTCGGCCGCTATGACCTTTCCCGCTTGCGCTGCGCCGTATCCGCCGGGGAGCCTCTAAACCAGGAGGTCATCAATGAATTCAAACGCCATTTCGACATTACCATCCGTGACGGCTACGGGCAGACGGAAAGCACGCTGCTGATCGGTACGCTCAAGGACACGCCGATCCGGATCGGCTCCATGGGCCGTGCGACCGCCCAGGGGATGATCGATGTCGTGGACGAGAACGGCATTCCCCTTCCTCCGGGCGAGGTCGGCGATATTGCCGTTCATGTGAGCATGCCGGCCTTGTTCCAGTCGTACTACAAAGAGCCGGAACGCAAAGCCGGCTCCATTCGCGGTGAATACTTTATTACCGGTGACCGGGCGGCCAAAGACGAGGACGGCTACTTCTGGTTTGAGGGACGCGGCGACGATATTATTATCAGCTCCGGGTATACAATCGGTCCCTTCGAGGTGGAGGAAGCGCTGATGAAGCATCCGCTGGTCAAAGAATGCGCGGTCGTAGCTAGTCCCGATGCAATCCGGGGCCATGTGGTCAAAGCTTTTGTGGTGCTTAAGGACGGAATCACCGGCTCGCCGGAGCTTGCGAAAGAGCTGCAGGCCCATACCAAGGAAATTACGGCTCCCTATAAATACCCGCGTAAAATCGAGTTTATCTCCGACCTCCCGAAGACAAGCTCGGGTAAAATCCGCCGCGTCGAGCTGCGGGCACGGGAGTTTGCGGCTAAAGCATAA
- a CDS encoding NAD-dependent malic enzyme, which yields MIATTMIIRLDIEKSVASFGDVASGIAAAGGDIVAIDVIRAGREITTRDITVNVLDAGNEEIIRVLSDMPGIKVVNVSDRTFLAHLGGKIEIIPKLPIKNREDLSQVYTPGVARVSMAIAEDNSKAYTLTMKRNTVAVVTDGTAVLGLGDIGPEAAMPVMEGKAMLFKQLAGIDAFPLCLDTKDPDEIIRIVKAVSPGFGGINLEDISSPRCFDIERRLAEELDIPVFHDDQHGTAVVALAGLLNALTLVGKTLETAKIVVAGIGAAGVSICNLLLAAGAGHVCAVDREGILCKGVPYTNEEWRILAFSTNPEGIQGLLGEAVKGADVFIGVAGGGILNVEHVQSMAQDSIVFAMANPIPEIQPELAEPHVRVMATGRSDYPNQINNVLCFPGLFRGALDCRSRTVNLEMKLAAARAIAAVVQPDEINELYIIPSIFNEKVVEHVRGAVIEAAIRTGSARRIPPDFSGWQEK from the coding sequence ATGATTGCAACAACGATGATTATCCGGCTGGATATCGAGAAGTCGGTTGCTTCCTTCGGGGATGTCGCTTCCGGAATTGCCGCGGCGGGCGGGGATATTGTCGCCATAGACGTCATTCGCGCGGGCAGGGAGATAACGACCAGGGATATTACGGTGAATGTGCTGGACGCCGGCAATGAAGAAATTATCCGCGTATTGTCGGATATGCCGGGAATTAAAGTGGTCAATGTATCCGACCGGACATTCCTGGCCCACCTTGGCGGCAAAATCGAGATTATCCCGAAGCTGCCAATCAAAAACCGCGAGGATTTATCCCAGGTCTACACGCCCGGGGTGGCTAGGGTCAGTATGGCTATCGCGGAGGATAACTCGAAAGCGTATACATTGACGATGAAGCGCAATACGGTAGCGGTCGTGACCGATGGAACGGCGGTGCTGGGCCTGGGGGACATCGGGCCGGAAGCCGCCATGCCGGTAATGGAGGGCAAAGCGATGCTGTTCAAGCAGTTGGCCGGAATCGACGCTTTTCCGCTTTGTCTCGATACGAAAGATCCGGATGAGATCATCAGAATCGTCAAGGCGGTCTCACCCGGCTTTGGCGGCATCAACCTGGAGGATATCTCCTCACCGCGCTGCTTTGACATCGAACGGAGGCTTGCGGAGGAGCTTGATATTCCCGTATTCCATGACGATCAGCACGGTACGGCGGTCGTCGCCTTGGCAGGACTATTGAACGCGCTTACATTGGTTGGCAAGACACTGGAGACGGCCAAAATCGTCGTCGCCGGCATCGGCGCGGCGGGAGTCTCCATCTGCAATCTGCTGCTGGCTGCCGGAGCCGGGCATGTGTGCGCGGTCGACCGGGAAGGCATTCTTTGCAAGGGTGTGCCCTATACCAACGAGGAATGGCGGATTCTTGCCTTCTCTACCAATCCCGAGGGGATCCAAGGTCTGCTGGGAGAAGCGGTGAAGGGGGCGGATGTGTTCATTGGAGTTGCCGGAGGCGGCATCCTGAATGTCGAGCATGTCCAAAGCATGGCTCAAGACAGCATCGTCTTCGCGATGGCGAATCCCATTCCGGAAATACAGCCGGAGCTGGCAGAGCCTCATGTGCGTGTTATGGCGACGGGCAGAAGCGATTATCCGAACCAGATCAACAATGTGCTGTGCTTTCCCGGCTTGTTCCGGGGTGCTCTAGACTGCCGGTCCAGAACCGTCAATCTGGAGATGAAGCTGGCGGCCGCCCGAGCGATCGCGGCGGTGGTTCAGCCGGATGAAATCAACGAGCTGTACATTATCCCGAGTATTTTTAATGAAAAAGTGGTGGAGCACGTGCGCGGCGCGGTTATTGAGGCGGCGATCCGAACCGGATCAGCGCGCAGAATACCGCCGGATTTTTCGGGGTGGCAGGAGAAATAA
- a CDS encoding S1C family serine protease, whose protein sequence is MSKGIWISMIACLLIAGAGAGGTYWIHQSAERDLNEGPLLAAAGQTQTAAQPAAAKAKKTRKEIIEDSQKRVVTIESGEGLGSGFLYNGKGDLLTNAHVVAGSRDVTVRTMSHKEYKGKVIGIGTDTDVAVVRVTELKATQPLQIARSNKAEIGDEILALGSPLGLENTVTTGIISGLGRSFDIEPYTYSNLYQISAPIAPGNSGGPLVSAETGDVLGINSASATDEAGIGFSIPIASVLKQAEAWSEHPMSELPDVSSDDSDDYDGRDTLADSQSTVASFYQSLNAGDYVTAYSLLGSDWQSKTSYEDFRSGYLKTGYISIGTLTAEEQDGGAMVSVDITAEERRDTGTVYQTYRMSYSVGYENGNLKILHGKGKKVD, encoded by the coding sequence ATGAGTAAAGGGATATGGATAAGCATGATCGCCTGCCTGCTGATCGCGGGCGCCGGAGCGGGAGGTACATATTGGATTCATCAATCGGCCGAGCGCGACTTGAATGAGGGTCCGCTGCTGGCAGCAGCGGGACAGACGCAAACCGCCGCACAGCCTGCGGCCGCTAAAGCGAAGAAGACACGCAAAGAGATTATTGAAGACAGCCAGAAGCGGGTCGTAACGATTGAAAGCGGGGAAGGGCTCGGTTCGGGATTTCTGTATAACGGCAAAGGAGATTTACTGACGAACGCGCATGTAGTGGCCGGTTCCCGGGACGTAACGGTGCGGACGATGAGTCACAAGGAATACAAGGGGAAGGTTATCGGGATTGGCACGGATACGGATGTGGCGGTCGTCCGCGTGACGGAGCTTAAGGCTACCCAGCCGCTGCAGATTGCCCGCAGTAATAAAGCGGAGATTGGCGATGAGATTTTGGCGCTAGGCAGTCCCCTCGGACTGGAGAATACGGTCACGACAGGCATCATCAGCGGTCTCGGCCGCAGCTTTGATATCGAGCCTTACACTTACAGCAATCTGTACCAGATTTCCGCGCCGATCGCACCCGGCAACAGCGGCGGTCCGCTGGTAAGCGCGGAGACGGGCGACGTACTGGGGATTAACTCCGCATCCGCCACCGATGAAGCGGGGATCGGATTCAGCATTCCGATTGCCAGTGTGCTGAAGCAGGCGGAAGCATGGTCGGAGCATCCGATGTCGGAGCTTCCGGACGTAAGCAGTGACGATAGTGACGATTACGATGGAAGAGATACGCTGGCGGACAGCCAGAGTACTGTAGCTTCTTTTTATCAAAGTCTGAACGCCGGCGATTACGTCACGGCTTATTCCCTGCTCGGCAGCGATTGGCAGAGCAAGACTTCCTATGAAGATTTCCGCAGCGGTTATTTGAAGACCGGCTATATTTCCATAGGGACCTTAACTGCCGAAGAGCAGGACGGCGGCGCTATGGTCAGCGTTGATATTACGGCCGAAGAACGCCGCGATACGGGGACCGTATACCAGACTTACCGGATGAGCTATTCGGTGGGGTATGAGAACGGTAATCTGAAGATTTTGCATGGCAAGGGCAAGAAAGTGGATTAA
- a CDS encoding retropepsin-like aspartic protease yields MNITEEYGLPFVRIVIAFRGKELELNKMLLDTGSASTLFNADLVREIGIVPEENDVVDTIRGVGGVEYVYTKFLEAIHFDGHSISHFQVEIGSVDYGMEIDGIIGFDLMKAIGLIIDTNEMTVNLHL; encoded by the coding sequence ATGAATATAACTGAGGAATACGGATTGCCCTTTGTAAGAATAGTGATTGCTTTTAGGGGTAAAGAACTTGAACTGAATAAGATGCTGCTCGATACGGGATCGGCAAGTACGCTTTTCAATGCTGATTTGGTTCGGGAGATTGGGATTGTTCCTGAAGAAAATGATGTTGTGGATACCATTCGAGGAGTAGGTGGAGTGGAGTACGTATACACCAAATTCTTGGAAGCCATCCATTTCGATGGTCACTCGATTTCACATTTTCAGGTCGAGATTGGAAGCGTGGACTATGGTATGGAGATTGATGGTATTATTGGATTTGATTTAATGAAGGCAATTGGTCTAATAATCGATACGAATGAAATGACAGTCAACTTACATCTGTAG